The DNA segment AACCCTTTTCCTAAACCGGTTTTCCCTGAAAATGAAGCAGTACCATCCTACGCGGCCTATATACGTTACCTCGGAAAGTCTCAACTTGCACACCCCAAACACCCCGACCCATTCAAAAAGGAAAGAGACGAACGATGGATCAAATCCAATCACAAGCTCCTTGAAACCGATGCCCTGAACATCACAAAAGAACTGGCAATTAAAAACTTTTTTGTTGGAGCTTTAGCTCAAAATACATCTTATGGCACCTCGACATCGTTGACGAACAACCTCAAGCTCGTATGGCGCATCTACAAGCTTCATCATAAAAAACCATGCGGTAGAGACCTGCTTGCCCTTTATCGCTTCACCTATGGATCGCTTCCTCTCTCAGATTTCAATAAGGAAGAACTTCCCTCACACATCAAACCTATTATTCAATCCTCCTTCAGCAACACTCTTGCAACGCTCCTGCCAGGAGGAAATCTGCTGACTCCGCTGTTTCTCAATTTTTTCCTCGCCGGATCCACTAACACCTACCTCACCTGCCTTACCGGCATCATCAGCCTTCATTACTGTCAGGCTCTCTCGGAAGAAGATACGGCGGAAATCGTCCGTCAAAGCAATTTCGAGGCAACGTTTATGCTCAAAGAGATTGTTAAAGAATGCAATCCAATACTGTCAAAAACCATAAGCGACGCAGTTAAAAATGCCGGCATGGAAAGCCTCGACACCGTTCGACCACCAACTCCCGGAGGAAATCTGGCGCAGGATATCGTTTCTCATGTAGCACAATCGCTTAAAAACATCATTCGGGAAAACGTCGAGTCGGAGAAAGAAAAGCCGTAAAATCGGAATTCAGAATCCTGAAACCGGAATCCAGATCTCCATAGCTGTTGATTTGTTGAGTCGTTGAGCTGTTGAATTGAAATGAAAAGCAATGAGCAGCGAGTGCTGAACGATGAGTGTATTTAAGTTTTCAGTCCTTAGTTTCTTAGTGTTGAGTTCAGCAAGAGTAACTTGGTACTGGGTATTCGGGAATAGGGTTAAGACAAGGTAGGAGTATGGAGTAGTAGCGTTGCTGCAGGAGTAAGGAACCAGGAAAATAACCAATACCGAATGACTATTGCGTAATGGGGGAAGAACGGAAAAGGGAAAATAATAGTCGGCAGTAGCACAGAATAGTTTTTTCCCCAGAAAGGTAAAGGAATGAAAAAAATGCTCCTTTTTGACTTTTGCTCTTTGACTTTTTACTCTTGATCTCGTAGTCCGCGGAAAAACTCCTGCAGAAGACTTTGCGCCTTATGCTCGAGGATCCCTCCGTAAACCTCAGGTTGATGATTGAGACCGTGTGAAGAGACAACGTTCATGACTGTCCCGCATGCCCCCATTTTCGGATCATACGCCCCGAAAACCAATCTCCCGAGCTTTGTATTGACAATCGCGCCTGCACACATCGGACAGGGCTCGAGCGTCACGGCAAGCGTACAATCGTTAAGATATTTGCTTCCAAGGGTGGCCATCGCCGACGTCAAAGCAATCATCTCGGCATGGGCAGTTGCATCGGTAAGTTCCTCGACCTGGTTATGCCCCCTTCCCACAATATGGCCGCTTGCATCAAACACTGCAGCACCGACTGGAACTTCTTTTTTCTCATATGCCTTGATCGCCTCTCGGAAGGCTTGCTCCATAAAATATGAAAGATCCATTATCCTGATTGAATTTTATCTAACCGCTAATTTTTGCTATTATAAACCTTTTGTTTGCCAATTTCCAGGAGCACCCCTCCTATTGTGCTACTTTAACAAATATCCAAGAACATGAATATTCACGAATATCAAGGTAAGGACATCCTGCGCAAATTCGGAGTCTCCGTACCAAAAAATATCGTTGCTTTTTCCGCCGATGAGGCAAGACAGGCAGCAGAACAGCTGTTTGAAGAGCAGGAAAGCAATGTCGTCGTTGTCAAAGCCCAGATCCATGCCGGGGGGCGAGGCAAAGCAGGTGGCGTCAAGCTTGCAAAGTCTCCGGAAGAAGTTCATGATATTTCACGCCAGATGCTTGGTGCCACCCTGGTAACCCATCAGACCGGCCCGGAAGGTAAAGAAGTCAAGCGCTTGCTGATAGAAGAGGGAATGAATATCGAAAAGGAATTTTATGTCGGTATTACTCTCGACCGTGCAACCTCGAACAATGTTTTAATGGTTTCCACCGAAGGCGGAATGGAAATAGAAAAGGTTGCGGAAGAAACCCCTGAAAAACTGTTGAAAATCCAGATTCATCCCCTTCATGGCATTCAAGGGTTCCAGGCCCGTCAAGCTGCGTTTTTCCTTGGCCTTGAAGGTGAAAATTTCAAAAATGCCGTACGGTTCATCACTGCACTGTATACAGCCTATACATCAATTGACGCCTCTCTGGCAGAGATCAATCCGCTCGTCGTAACTAAGGAAGGCCGTGTTCTCGCTCTCGATGCGAAAATCAATTTCGATTCAAATGCCCTTTTCCGTCACAAGGATTTCCTTGAACTCCGGGATACAACCGAAGAGGATCCCTTCGAGGTCGAAGCCTCCAAGTCAAACCTCAATTACGTAAGGCTCGATGGCAATGTCGGCTGCATGGTCAACGGAGCAGGCCTTGCTATGGCTACAATGGACATGATCCAGCTTGCCGGTGGTAAACCTGCCAACTTCCTCGACGTCGGTGGCGGTGCCAGCCCCGAAACAGTAAAAGAAGGCTTTAAAATCATCATGAGTGATAAAAACGTTAAAGCAATTCTTGTCAATATATTCGGTGGAATCGTACGTTGCGACCGTGTTGCTGGAGGCGTCATAGAAGCCGCGAAGAAGGTTGGTCTGAACCTCCCGGTCATTGTACGGCTCGAAGGCACCAATGCGGAAGTCGCTCAGAAAATGCTTGATGAATCCGGCCTCAACCTTATCGCAGCAAGCGGGCTGCGGGACGCCGCCCAGAAAGTGAATGAAGCACTTGCAGGATAATTTTCCACGTTCGGCACATCATCCACACAATGAAGAGGCTGCCTCAAAAGAGCAGCCTCTCGTTTTGTAAGCAGACAATCATTTATAGTTATCAGCTACCCCCTCATCGGCATCATCCCCGGGCCTGGTCCGCGAAATCCTGAAAAAACTGTTTCCCGGGGATCCATCTTTGGTGAAAGCCCCATGAACACCGGATCACTATTGAAACTGAAACTTTTTTTTACAAGTCGGCATGACTTCAACAACCGGCGACATGCTTTTGAGGAAGCTTCTTTTGTTTTTTCAAAAAAAAACAAAAAGGCAAATCTTAATAGACTTAATAGAAACTTTTTGAAGAAAAAAAATCGGGAGGCAACCAGCTTTAGAGGCGCTTTCACGCCTCTTTCACCGGGCTCTAACAACAGATCAGAAAACACCAGAAAACATGGATCACGGTATCGAAGTATATCAACATGTACGTAACCTTATCATCAAAACACCGATCTGTTGCAGAACATCAAGCAGCAACACTAACCTAACCGGATAGTAAAAGCACCTGTTCCTACTCAAGCACTTTCATAACATTGGACGACCATTTCCCATGAAACTTGCGTCCTTTTTGAAAAAAAAATAAAAATGTTTTCTCTCCGTGTTAAATCCTTTAACTGTTTGACCAGTCAGCTAATTTTGTTTCCTTATACTTCGATACGTTGATAATCTGCTCATCTTTGTACAACAATGACGGAAACCGACAACGCTAACCCGGAAAAGGGCATCTGCAGTTCCTGTGGACTTTGTTCGATCAAGGAGTGGCCAATGCAGGAAAGCATACAGAGCTGCGTTTTTAAAAACGGATGGCTGGGAAAGAGAGAAAAAAAACTGTTCGGGAGAGAAAGAAAACCGGACAATCCGGAAGAAATGCGTTTCGGCATAGCGCAGGAAAGATTTACCGCACAGCTTAAAAACCCTCTTCCCGATGCTCAGTGGAGTGGCATTATCACCACAATAGCCCACAGGGCTTTTGAAAGCGGTATGGTTGAAGGAGTTGTGACTTTGCACCGAAGTGAGGAAAACCGTTTCTTTTCACAACCGGTTCTGGCTATGACAACCGAAGAAATCGACGCATCAAGGGGTAATAAACCGGTCCTCTCTCCAGTTCTCAGATCCCTGCAAACGGCTGTCAGAAAAAAGCTCAAAAAAATTCTCGTCATCGGGGCAGCCTGCCATATTCACGTTCTCAGGGATTTTCAGGAACGGTTTCCCTACCTGCAAAACATGGAGATCTATACCATCGGTATTCCGTGCGTCGACAATGTCCAGAGAAACCAGTTCAACTGGATTCTCGAAAGAATGTCGAAATCACCCGGCACAGCCTGCCACATGGAGTTCATGCAGGATTTTCGCATCCACATCAAGCATACTGACGGAACCGTAGAAAAAGTCCCGTTTTTCTCTCTCCCCGAAGAACTTTCGAATCCAGGCATCTTTCCTGAATCCTGTATGGGATGCTTCGATTATCTCAACAGCCTTTCGGACATCACTGTCGGCTACCTTGCAGCAAAGCTGCTCCCCGATCAGAACCGGCAATGGGTAATGGTGAGAACAGAGAAAGGCCGGAAACTGCTCGACCTTGTAAATGATGAACTCACACGCTACCCTGAAGAGGGCAAATGGGAATGCAAAAAGTTCATCCTGCAAAACACCGAACGGATCATTTCGAGCATGAAAGAGCAAAAGGCCTCATACTCTCCGGACAGAAAAATACCGGTGTGGGTCGGACACCTCCTTTCATGGATGCTCAGCATGTCAGGCCCGAAAGGAATCGGCTTTGCTCACTATTCGGTTGATTTCCACCTGATCAGGCATTACTATTATGTCAAATACAGATGCCCTGAACAGCTTACCGTGCTTGTTCCCCGTCACGTCCGGTCAATTCTTCAAGAATATGATCTGCCGCTTTAATCTTCAGATTTCCCGTTGAAAAGCTCCCTTCTCCTGAACGGCGCAAGCAACATTCTGGCGATAACCTTCGGCTTTGTCAGCCACTCGATTCTCGGCGAAGAAGCGGTGCTGAGCACCATTTTTTCACAAAGAAAAGCCGTAACGGTATCGACATCGTCTGCCATGATATTGTAAAACTTTCTTTTTTTCCTGGTTTCAGGAGAGTCACCGTGAAGCGTCTCGAGAAGCAGATCGGTAACAACCATACCGGGACTCAGCGTCCCGACCTGCACAGGTGACGAACCGGCTTCATTGGCAAACGCACGGGTAAAGTAGCGCAAGGCGCTTTTCGACGTTCCGTAAACCGACAAACCCTCCATCATGAAACCATCGCTGCCAAGCCCCTCCATGTTGAAGATTTTGCCCCGCCCTTGCTTCTGCATCTCAAGAAAAGGCACAACGGTGCCGTTTACAACGCCGAGCATGTTAACCCGGAGAACATCTTCGATTGTCGCCTGTTCCAGTTCCCAGACCTTCAGCGTGTCATGGGTAAT comes from the Prosthecochloris marina genome and includes:
- a CDS encoding nucleoside deaminase, translated to MDLSYFMEQAFREAIKAYEKKEVPVGAAVFDASGHIVGRGHNQVEELTDATAHAEMIALTSAMATLGSKYLNDCTLAVTLEPCPMCAGAIVNTKLGRLVFGAYDPKMGACGTVMNVVSSHGLNHQPEVYGGILEHKAQSLLQEFFRGLRDQE
- the sucC gene encoding ADP-forming succinate--CoA ligase subunit beta — its product is MNIHEYQGKDILRKFGVSVPKNIVAFSADEARQAAEQLFEEQESNVVVVKAQIHAGGRGKAGGVKLAKSPEEVHDISRQMLGATLVTHQTGPEGKEVKRLLIEEGMNIEKEFYVGITLDRATSNNVLMVSTEGGMEIEKVAEETPEKLLKIQIHPLHGIQGFQARQAAFFLGLEGENFKNAVRFITALYTAYTSIDASLAEINPLVVTKEGRVLALDAKINFDSNALFRHKDFLELRDTTEEDPFEVEASKSNLNYVRLDGNVGCMVNGAGLAMATMDMIQLAGGKPANFLDVGGGASPETVKEGFKIIMSDKNVKAILVNIFGGIVRCDRVAGGVIEAAKKVGLNLPVIVRLEGTNAEVAQKMLDESGLNLIAASGLRDAAQKVNEALAG
- a CDS encoding Coenzyme F420 hydrogenase/dehydrogenase, beta subunit C-terminal domain codes for the protein MTETDNANPEKGICSSCGLCSIKEWPMQESIQSCVFKNGWLGKREKKLFGRERKPDNPEEMRFGIAQERFTAQLKNPLPDAQWSGIITTIAHRAFESGMVEGVVTLHRSEENRFFSQPVLAMTTEEIDASRGNKPVLSPVLRSLQTAVRKKLKKILVIGAACHIHVLRDFQERFPYLQNMEIYTIGIPCVDNVQRNQFNWILERMSKSPGTACHMEFMQDFRIHIKHTDGTVEKVPFFSLPEELSNPGIFPESCMGCFDYLNSLSDITVGYLAAKLLPDQNRQWVMVRTEKGRKLLDLVNDELTRYPEEGKWECKKFILQNTERIISSMKEQKASYSPDRKIPVWVGHLLSWMLSMSGPKGIGFAHYSVDFHLIRHYYYVKYRCPEQLTVLVPRHVRSILQEYDLPL
- a CDS encoding SDR family NAD(P)-dependent oxidoreductase; the protein is MSTLSVVITGGTRGIGFGLAKRFLEKGCKVTICGTSTQSVRKAVHELAAFGESAVGTVADVGKRSDVESLLDVAVKKFGPVDIWVNNAGITHDTLKVWELEQATIEDVLRVNMLGVVNGTVVPFLEMQKQGRGKIFNMEGLGSDGFMMEGLSVYGTSKSALRYFTRAFANEAGSSPVQVGTLSPGMVVTDLLLETLHGDSPETRKKRKFYNIMADDVDTVTAFLCEKMVLSTASSPRIEWLTKPKVIARMLLAPFRRRELFNGKSED